The genomic DNA CATCACGCTGTACGCGCTGGTCATGGCGGCGTTCATGATCATCGGAGGCAGGCTCGGAGACATCTTCGGGCGCCGCCGCCTCTTCCTCCTGGGTCTCGTCGTCTACGGCGCGGGGTCGGCCCTGACCGCCGCGGCCCCCACCCTGTGGGTCCTCGTGCTGGGCTGGTCGGTCATCGAAGGACTCGGTGCCGCGATGGTGCTGCCGGCCATGGCGGCCCTCGTGGCCGAGTCCTACCGCGGGCGGGACCGGGCCGTCGCCTTCGGCGTCATCGGCGGACTCGCCGGCGCCGGGATCGCGGTCGGCCCGCTGCTGGGCGGCTGGGTGACGACGTACCTCACCTGGCGGCTGGTGTTCGCCGGTGAGGTCGTGGTCGTCCTGGCCGTGCTGTGCTTCCACCGGGTGATCACGGAATCCCCCCGGACCGGTCCGCGCCCCCGGCTGGACGGGGTCGGCGCCGCACTCTCGGCGGCCGGCCTCGCGCTGGGCGTGCTCGGTGTGCTCCAGAGCGGCACCTGGGGATGGGTGGAGCCCCGCAACCCGCCCTTCACCGTCCTGGGCTTCGCGCCGACGCTGTTCGTGATCGGCGCCGGAGTGGCCGTGCTGGCCGGCTTCCTGCGCTGGGAGAGGCGCCGGGACGCCCTCGGTGCCGAGCCCCTCGTACACCTGCCCCTGCTGGGCAAGCCCGCACTGCGCTCCGGCCTGCTGTCCCTGCTGTGCCAGAACCTCATCCTGCTGGGACTGTTCTTCACCATCCCGCTGTACTTGCAGGTGGTTCAGGGGTTCGACGCCTTCCAGACCGGACTGCGGCTGCTTCCGGTGTCCGTCACCATGCTCGTGACCTCCATGTGCGCCGCCCGCCTGGGGCGGGTGGCCGGGCCGCGCCGGGTGGTCCGACTGGCCCTGGTGACCCTGGCCGCCTCCATCATGTGGCTGCTGGCCACCATCGACCCGGTCATCGACGACGCGCAGTTCGCCGGGGCCATGGCCCTGCTCGGCGTGGGCATGGGCCTGCTCGCCTCGCAGCTGGGCAACGTCGTGCAGTCCAGCGTCGGCGAGGAGGAACGCAGCGAGGTCGGCGGGCTGCAGTTCACGGCCCAGAACCTGGGCTCCGCGCTGGGCACCGCGCTCATCGGATCGCTGCTCATCGGCGCCCTGGCCAACGCCTTCACCACGCAGGTGGAGGACAACCCGAGCCTGTCGCGGGAAGCCCGGCAGCAGACCGGTGTCGCCCTCGAAGCGGGGATCAGCTTCGTGCCCACCGAGCAGGTGCGCTCGGCGGCCGAGCGTGCCGGGCTGCCGCCCTCCGAGGCCGACGCCCTCGCGGAGTCGTACGCCTCGGCGCAGCTCGGCGGTCTGAGGGCGGCGATTCTCGCCACCGGGGGAATCACCCTCGCCGGCTTCCTGGTCACACCGCATCTGCCGAGTCGTCCGGCCGGCCGTCCGAAGCGACCCGACTCGGGCGCTCCGGCCGACGCGATCGACCGGACCCGCTGACTTCGAGGGAGGCCGCGATGGCCGAGACCGGGCACGTCACGGACCGAGCGCGCGCCGAGCGTCGGGCCCATGCCGACTACACCGGTGGCGTCTACGGATCCATGCTCGCCGCCTCGGTGGTCGTCGGCGCCGGGACCCTGGGCTCGTTCCCGTACGTGGAGCTGGTGCTGCTGCTGTTGCTCACGGGTGTGGCGTTCTGGATCGCGCATGTGCACGCCCAGTTGTTCGGGGCGCGGATGGCACAGCAGGGCCTGGACCGCCGGATCGTGCTGCATGTGTGCCGCGACGAGTGGCCGATCGTCAAGGCCGCTGTCCCGCCGGCCGCCGCCGTGGCCGTCAGCCCCCTGCTGGGCCTCGGCGTACAGGGTGCTCTCTGGCTGGCGCTCTCGGTCGCCGTGGCGGGCCAGGTCGGCTGGTCGGCGGCCGCGGCTCGACGGGCCGGCGCCTCGTGGGGCCTGGTGGCTGTCAGTGCCTCGGTGAATCTGGTGCTCGGTCTGCTGATCATCGCGTTGAAGATCTCCCTGACGCATTGACACCGATGGCGCCCGAGCCGGGCGACGCGTCACCGGCGACGTATCACCTCCACGGGGTGAGGCAGGGACGGTTCGCCGAGGCGGACGATCGCAGGGAAGGGCGCAGCCCGCCTGTCCCCGGCCACCCGGGAGAGAGCAGCCAATGCGCTACGAGATCCGCGTCGAAGGACACATGTCGGAGACGCTGACCAGAGCCTTCCCGGAGCTGGACCACGTGGTGATGTCCGGTCAGACAGTCCTGTTCGGCTCCGTCGTCGACGAGGCGCACCTGTACGGGCTGCTGGCCCGCTGTCAGTCGCTGGGACTACGGGTTCTGGAGATGCGCCAGCTGCCGGAGTGACGTGCCCCAGGAAGACACAGGACGACCGCGTGACGTGCCCCAGGAAGACACAGGACGACCGCGGTGACCGGGTGTCCTGCGGTGCCCGCCCCATCGCCCCGGCGGTGCGCACGGATCACCCGCCGGGGGTGACCCGGTGGCCGGACTCGGGCGGGACGCTGGCCCGGTGAGATCCCCGCACACCGCCCCGTCGGCGGTCCGGGACGATCCGCTCGAGCGCGCGAGGAGGAGCCATGACCGTGCCGCGTGGTCCGACACCGCATACCGGACCGGAACAGATGTCCGACCGGGCGGCCCCCGGGCCGTCGGACGGCGATCCCGCGGAAGTGCTGGCGGCACTCGGGCGCTCATGGACGTGGATCCTGGGTTCCGCGGTCGCCACGCTCGTGCCGGGCGTCCTGGTCCTGGTCTGGCCGGACGAGACCCTGCACATCCTGGCGGTCCTCATCGGCCTGTACCTGCTCGTGATCGGGGGGTTCCGGTTCGTTGCGGCCTTCTCCCGGGACGAGCACGGCGACCGGCTGCCCGGGGTGCTCCTCGCGGTGGCGTTCGTGCTGGCCGGGGTGCTGTGTCTGAGGAACCCGTTGCAGACCATTGCCGGGCTCTCGCTGATCGTCGGGATCGTCTGGCTGGTGTCCGGCATCCTGACCCTCTACACGGCCATCGCCGCCAAGGACCTGCCCCACCGCGGTTTCGTCCTCGGCGTCGCGGTGATCGCCATCGTCGCGGGGATCGTGGTGCTGGCCCTGCCGACCGAGTCGGCCCGGGCGCTGACCCGGCTGCTGGGTCTGTGGATGGTCCTGCTCGGCCTGGCCGAGGTGGCCCTCGCCCTGGCCTGGCGAGCGGCACTCCGCAGGTCCCGAGGCGCGGGGCCGCACGGACCCGGCGGGACGGTCTGAGACCCCGGCGACCGGGAGCCGCGGGGACCGTCCGTTCACCCGTCTCGGGTGATCCGCACGGACCTTGCCGTGGGCACGCTGAAGGCGGCAGAGAACGGCTGCCGGGCGAGCGCCCGGGACGGAGGAGAAGAAATGAGTGGGCAGATGTATCTCGCGTACGACTATCCGCTGCTGAGCGTCTTCTGGTCCATGCTGGTGTTCTTCCTGTGGATCATGTGGTTCATCCTGCTCTTCCGGATCATCGTCGACATCTTCCGTGACGACGACATGGGCGGCTGGGCCAAGGCCGGCTGGCTGGTGCTGGTCATCGTCCTGCCCTTCCTCGGCGTCTTCATCTACGTGATCGCCCGCGGCAAGGGCATGGGCCGCCGTGAGGTGGCGCAGGCGCGCGCGCAGCAGGAGTCCTTCGAAAGCTACGTCCGGGAGACCGCCAAGGGCGGCGGCCGGTCCAGCAGCGTCGATGAACTCGCCAAGCTGTCCGAGATCCGCGCCCGCGGTGACATCACGGACGAGGAGTTCCGCAAGGCGAAGGAACTGGTCCTGAGCGACTACGGCCCGTCGGCAGGCGCAGGCGCAGGCGCGGGTACTGGCACCGGCGCCAACGCCGGCCCCTCCACTTCCGGTCGCTGAGCGCACCGCACGAGACGGAAACGAGGCAGCAGGATGACCGCGACACACACAGCGCACGGGCAGACGGTCGACCGGCCCTGGGCCGAAGGCCTGACGATTTTCGCGGCAGTCATGCTCATGATCGCCGGCATACTCGATGTGTGCCGGGGCATCATGGCGCTCGCCGAGGACGACGTCTTCTTCAGGACACGGAACTACGTGTTCGCGTTCAACCTCACTGGTTGGGGCTGGATCCATCTCATTCTGGGCGTCGTCGCCGTGATCGTCAGTTTCGGACTCTTCCAGATGGCGCTGTGGGCGCGCGTCGCCGGGGTGGCCATCGCCGCACTGATCATCATCGCCAACTTCCTCTCCCTGCCGTACTACCCGGTCTGGTCGGTCGTGATGATCGCTTTCTCGGCGTTCATCATCTGGGCCCTGTGCGTGGTCCGGCAGGACGAGTCCGCCGACCCGTTCGCGAGCCCGCCGCACGGCATGTGAACGAGACCTGGCCGAGCCCTGACCGGCTTGCGGCCGCCGTACGCTTCGCCGTCGGCCGCAAGCCGGTCATGATGACGCTGGTCAGGGTGACGCCGGTCAGGATGACGCCGGTCAGGGTGACAGGGGAACGATCCTCACCGCACCACGCTCAGCGACAGTGCGAAACGCCCCTCCTCGTCCGTCCACCAGTGCGTCAGGTCCAGGCCGGCCGCCGCCAGTTCGGCCCGTACGCCGTCCTTGCGGAACTTCGCGGAGACCTCCGTCCGCAGCTCCTCGCCGTCCGCGAAGTCCACCGCCAGATCCAGCGCCGGAATCTTCACGGTCTGCGCCGTCCGCGACCGCAGCCGCATCTCGATCCACTCCTTCTCGGCGTCCCAGACGGCCACGTGGTCGAAGGCGTCGGGGTCGAAGTCGGCGCCCAGCTCACGGTTGACGACCGTCAGCACGTTCTTGTTGAACTCCGCCGTCACCCCCGCCGCGTCGTCGTACGCGGCGACCAGGACCGACTCGTCCTTCACCAGGTCGGTGCCGAGCAGGAACGCGTCCCCGGGCGACAGCAGGGTCCGTACGGAGGCGAGGAACGCCGTCCGTTCGGCGGGCAGCAGATTGCCGATCGTGCCGCCGAGGAACGCGACGAGCCGCGGACCCGGCGTGCCGGGCAGCGCGAGACCGCCGGTGAAGTCCGCGATCAGCGCGTGCACGTTCAGATTCGGGCGCTCGGCGATCAGCGCCTGTCCCGCCTGGGTCAGCGCGCTCTCGCTGACGTCGACCGGGACGTAGGTGTGCAGCCCGGTCAGCTCGTCCAGCAGGTGCCGGGTCTTCTCGGAGGAGCCGGAACCCAGCTCGACCAGGGTGCGCGCGCCGGTCGCGGCCGCGATCTCCGCGGCCCGGGCGATCAGGATCTCCCGCTCCGCGCGCGTCGGGTAGTACTCCGGCAGTTCGGTGATCTTCTCGAAGAGCTCACTGCCGTGCGCGTCGTAGAACCACTTCGGCGGAAGCGTCTTGGGCTTGGCGGTCTCCCCAGGTCGAGCGGGGCCGGCGCCCCGGGGGACGGCGAGGCCGTGCAGGACGTCGGCGCGCAGGGCCGCGTCCGTGGTGTCCTCGGGCAGGGTGCGGGTGAGAAGGAACGGGCTCACGTACGGGGCTCCTTCGGTGGTGCGGATGCCATGTGGGTGTGCGGTTCACCGTGTTCCGGCGGGCCCCCCTGTTCCCGCGGGTCCTTGAGCGGGGTGAGCAGGACGTCGGTGCGGCTCGCGGCGAGCAGCGTGCGGTCCGGCACCTCCTGCCAGTGCGGATCGTCGTCGTACGGTTCGGAGGCCACAACGGTGCGGCGGCCGGGCTCGGCGAGGTACCAGAGCGTGTCGCCCCAGGCGGTCGCCGCGATCGTCTCGCCGCTCGTGAGCAGCAGGTTGAGCCGGGAGCCGGGGGCCGCCGCGGCGACCTCCAGCACGGTGTCGGCCAGCGCCTGCCCCTCCTCGTCGCCGCCGCGCAGCCGGTTCAGGACCAGGGCCCAGACGAGCGCCGAGTCGCAGCGCGCCTCCAGCGACAGCAGCTCGGTGGGCGGGAGCGAGCAGGCCAGGGGGGCCAGCGAGTCGGGCCAGCCGGCGACGGCCCCGTTGTGGCTGAACAGCCAGGGGCCGGCGGCGAACGGCGCCGCCGCGGCCTCCCCGTCCGCCCCCGCCACGGTCGCGTCCCGTACGGCGGCGAGCAGCGCGGTGGTCCGTACGACACGGGCCAGGTCGGCGAAGGACTGGTCGCCCCAGATGGGCACGGCCCGGCGGTACCGCGCCGGCACCGGGTCCTCCTCGGCGTACCAGCCCACCCCGAAACCATCGGCGTTGACGGTCCCGTACCGCTGCCGCCGGGGCGCCCACGACTGCCGGAAGAGGCTGTGCGCGGGTTCCACGAGCAGCCTGCCGAGCGGCTCCGCCGGCCCCAGGTAGGCCAGGTGACGGCACATCAGGAAGCTCCCGAGCGAGCGGTGCGGAACCCGGAGAATATCTGCCGCCGGATCGGATAGTCCCAGTTGCGGAACGTACCCCGGCAGGCCACCGGGTCCACGGCGAACGAACCGCCGCGCAGCACCTTGTGCTCAGGCCCGAAGAACACCTCCGAGTACTCCTTGTACGGGAACGCCGTGAACCCCGGATACGGCTCCAGGTCGCTCGACGTCCACTCCCACACGTCGCCGATCAACTGCCGTACGCCGAGCGGAGAGGCGCCCGCCGGATAGCTTCCCGCCGGAGCCGGACGCAGATGCCGCTGCCCGAGGTTGGCGTGCTCGGGCGTCGGGTCGGCGTCGCCCCACGGGTAGCGGGTGGAGCGGCCGGTGACCGGGTCGTGACGGGCCGCCTTTTCCCACTCGGCCTCGGTGGGCAGCCGGCGCCCCGCCCAGCGCGCGTACGCGTCCGCCTCGTACCAGCACACGTGCAGCACCGGCTCGTTCGGCGGCACGGGCTCGGTGACGCCGAAACGCCGCCGCAGCCACTGCCCCTGCTCGCGGCGCCAGTACAGCGGCGCCTCGATGGAGTGGGAGCGGATGTGGTCCCAGCCTTCGGCGGTCCACCAGCGCTCGTCACCGTAGCCGCCGTCCTCGATGAACGCCTGGTACGCGGCGTTCGTCACCGGTGTGGTGTCCAGGTAGAAGGACGGCACCAGGCGCTCGTGTGCGGGCCGTTCGTTGTCCAGCGCCCATGGTTCGGCCGAGGTGCCCATCGTGAACGGGCCGCCGGGAACGAGGACTTCGGCCGGACCGGTGAACGGCGGCGCGGGCGCGGGGTCCGGTGCCGTCAGTGCCGCGGGGCCCTTGCGCAGCTGATGGGTGATCAGCATCGTCTCGTCGTGCTGCTGTTCGTGCTGCGCGATCATGCCGAAGGCGAAGCCCGCCTCCGTCAGCGGGGTGCCACGGAACGCCGTGCTCTCCAGGACGTCGAGCGCCCGGCCGCGCACCTCCGACGCATAGCGCCGGGCCTCGTCGGGCGGCAGCAGCGGCAGCGAGGGCCGTTCGGCGCGCGGGTGCTCGAACGCGTCGTACAGCCCGTCGATCTCGGGCCGCATCGCGTCACGCCCGGCGACCGCGCGCAGCAGCCACAGCTCCTCCTGGTTGCCGATGTGCGCCAGGTCCCACACCAGCGGGGACATCAGCGGCGAGTGCTGCGCGGTGAGGTCGGGCTCGTCCACGCACGTGGTGAGGAGCGCGGTGCGCTCGCGGGCGGTGGTGAGCGCGTCGAGCGCGCGGGCCCGGAGCGTGTCGGGGTCGGTCGGGGACCCGGGGTCGGTCATGTGCGGAGGTCCTTCCCGTGGAGCTGGAGCAGCAGATCGTCGGCGGGGCAGCGACCCCGGGCCACATAGCGGTCGGTGAACTCCGCCACGGCGTTCTGCACCTCGGCGGTGGCGCCGAGCCGGGGCAGCGCCTCGGCCGCGGCCGCGAAGCAGATGACGGCGGCCTCGTGCAACTCGGGGTCGGCCAGACCCTGGCGTGCGGCCTCGATCCACAGCGGATTGCACGGAGCGGGCAGTGAACGGCCGTGCTCCGCGAGGGGTTTGACCGTCCGGTAGGCGATCTCGGCGGCCTCGGGGTCGTCGAAGAGGGCCGCCGTCACCGCCAGCGGCACGATCCAGCCGTCGTCACCCGGCTGGGCGTCGATCATGCGCAGTTCGAGATGGCCGCGCGGGCGCACCGGCGGGAACAGGGTCGAGACGTGATAGTCGAGGTCGCCGCGGTCCGGCGGGGTGCCGGACCGGGTCCACTCCCGGAAACTCATTGCCTCCGGTACCTGCCAGGGGCCGCTGTCGGCCCGTATGCACATCACCGGCGCGTCCAGCACGTGCCGGGCCCAGGTCCTTCGTGGGTCGCCGTCGAGGGGCGGGGCACTCGAACGCCCCGGGTCCATGGCGGCCCACAGGTACTGCCGGGTCGAGCGCCAGCCCGTGGCCCGCCCATGGGCCATGGGGGAGTGCGCGAACGCGGCCACGAGGACCGCGCCCAGCTGGTGCGCCAGCCACCAGCGCCGCCCGTGCCCGAGCGGCCCCGGCTCCTCGTGCCCGGCGTCCAGGCACACCTGGACGGACGCGGAGGAGCACATCATGGCGCGGCCCTCGGGTCCGGCGCGGTCCAGGTAGGACTCCATGGCGTCGTAGCGCGGCTCATGGAGATAGCGGGTCGGGGGGCTCCAGGGGTCGTGGCCGTATCCACGGAGGCCGAGACCCGCCTCGCGCAGCAGCGCGCGTACCGCGTCGAGGTCGGCGGAGACGGATCCGATGCACTCCATCAGCGAGGCGGCGGGAGCGGAGCTGAGCTCCAGCTGGCCGCCGGGTTCGACGGTGAGCGCCGAACGCAGGGGCACGGTCCGCAATGCGGCGTAGGCCGCATCGAGTCGTTCGGGTGCTACCGGGAGCTGCGGCCGCCGCAGCTCGTGGACTATCCATTCCAGTTCGACACCGAGCGTGCGGGGCGGTCCGGTCTTGAAGCAGATACCGCGGACCAGAGCCTCCACATCGGCCTCGGTGACGGCGGAGCGGGGCTCCGTACAGTCACTCACCGAATCGGACATGTCGGGATCCTCCTGAGATTCCACCATGTCGCCGGACCCGGCTTCGGTTGAGCCGGACCGGCAATGACTCGTCCCACCCAAAACCCTCGCGCCGCTTCGCACAAGGGTGCACATCGTTGTTTTTCGGACCGTTTCATAAACCGAGAACCGTTGTGTCGGGGACAGGGAAACTCTGTTGCGGCGTATGTCCAGCATCGCTCACCATTCGTTCATGAGCACGACGGGGGAGATCGCGGCAGGGGAAATCGCAGGCGGGGGCCTCACAGCGTCCACGGGGGTGGTGCTGTGAGCGCGCGCCTGCGCGCGATCGCGCGGGAGACGGAGGAGATCGTCGCGGCGGGCCGGTACCACGCGTCCGACGGGCGTGCGGTGTCGATCGCCGCGGCGGTCGAGGCCGCACGGGCCGCGACCCGGGTGTATGGGCCGGACCCTGTGGAGATATCGCAGGTCGGCCCGGTCGCCACGCTCTTCGAGGTGACCGGTGAGAGCAGCCTGGAGGCGGCCCGGCGACTGACGGAGCGGGCGGGCGATCCGGTCGCCGTACTGAACTTCGCCTCGGCCCGCAATCCGGGCGGCGGCTATCTGAACGGCGCACAGGCCCAGGAGGAGGCCCTGTGCCGGGCCTCCGCGCTGTACACGTGCGTGCTGGGGGCCCGCGCGTTCTACGAGCACCACCGGGCGCACCGGGATCCGTTCTACACGGACCGGGTCATCCATTCGCCCGCCGTGCCGGTCTTCCGAGACGACCGCGGGCGCCTGCTCGACAAGCCGTATCCGGTCGGCTTCCTCACCGCCGCGGCGCCGAATGCCGGGGTCGTGCTGCGCAGCGCGCCGGAGCGGGCCCCCGAGCTGCCGCGGGCCCTCGCGGCACGCGCCGAGCGGGTGCTGGAGACGGCGGTGACGCACGGCTACCGGCGGCTGGTGCTGGGCGCCTGGGGCTGCGGAGTGTTCCGGAACGACCCCGCGCAGGTGGCGGGGGCGTTCCACGGGCTGCTGGGTCCCGGGGGCCGGTTCGCCGGGCACTTCGAGCACGTCGTGTTCGGCGTCCTCGACCGGACGCCGGGGACGGCGACCAGAGGCGCCTTCGAGCGTGCGTTCGATGGCGAGGTGCGGGGCGCTCAGCGCCAGCCGTAGCGCTCCCGCAGCCGGTGCACCACCAGGTTGAACCGCATCCGGTCCAGGGCGCAGGCCTCCCGCCGCATGCCGCTCTCGTGCAGCCGCAGCACGCGGTCCACGGCCACCCAGGAGTCGCGTCCCGACCTGTCCCAGGGCCCGCTGCCGATCGGCACCCACTCCCGGTCGCCGTCGTGCCGCTTGCTGGAGAGCTGCACCGCCAGCAGCGTGCCGGCCGCCTCCCGGGCGACGACGAGCACCGGGCGGTCCTTGCCGCGCCCGTCGTTCTCCTCGAAGGGCACCCAGGTCCAGACGATCTCGCCGGGGTCGGGGTCACCGTCGTGCGCGGGGGAGTACTCGGTCCGCACCCGGCCCACCGTGCGGGGTTCGGCCTCGGTGGTCGCGGAAGGGCCGTGGCGGCCGGGAATGTCTTCATCGGTAAAGGCAGTCACGCGGGTCACGGTAGAGCCTGCTCGGCACGGCTCGCCGAACGGGTACGGCACTTCGGGCGTACGGGGGACAACTCCCGTACGCCCGAAGCCTTACCGTTTCACCCCTCGTCCTTCTCCACCGGCACCTTCTCCGTACGCGCGGGCACGAACCCGTTGAGCCCGGCGGCGCCGCCGCCCGCCGTCCCGTTCTGGTTCATCGACGCCAGCAGCTGGCGGGCCAGACCCAGCCCCGTGCCGCCCATGGTGAGCGCCTTGGCGAACATGTCGCCCATGCCGTCGGCGCCGTTGAGCAGCACCATGTGCTCGACGTTGTTGAAGGCGCTCGCGCCCGCCTGGACTATCTCCGGCCAGTTCTCGGCGAGTTGCTGCGCGACCACCGCCTCCTGGTTCTCGGCGAGTGCGGCCGCCCGCGCCTTGATGGCCTCCGCCTCCGCGAGACCCTTCGCCCGGGTCGCCTCGGCCACCGCGAGCCCCTTCGCCTGCGCCGCGGCCGCCTCGGCCTCACCGGTGGCCCGGGTCGCCGTCGCGGAGGCGGCACCGCGCGCCTTCGTCGCCTCGGCCTCGGCGCTCGCCGCCGTCTTCACCCGGGTCGCCTCGGCCGCGGCCGCCAGCTCCGTCTCCTTGGCCTTGGCCTGCGCCGCGGAGATGCGCGCGTCGCGGTCGGCCTCGGCGCGGGCCCGGGTCTCGTACGCCTTCGCGTCGGCCGGCTTGCGGACGTCCGCCTGGAGCTGTTGCTCACGGCGGTGCGCCTCGAGTTCGGCGACCCGCGTCTCCTGGACGACGACGTCCTGGCGCGCGGCGGCGTCGGCGAGCGGACCGGCCTGCTTGGCCTTGGCGGCCGCCTTGTCACGCTCGGCCTGGTACCCGGCTTGCAGGATCTCGCTGTCCCGGGTCGCCTCCGACATCCGGGACGCGGCCAACTGCTCGGCCTCGGTGGCGAGACGGTTCGCCTCCGCCTGCGCGATCCGCGCGTCCCGCTGCACGGCGGCCGCGTGCGGCATGGCCAGGTTCTTGATGTACCCGGTCGGGTCCTCGATCTCGTGGATCTGGAGCGAGTCGACGATCAGACCCAGCTTCTCCATCTCCGTACCGCACGCGGCACGCGTCTGCCCGGTGAGCTTCTCGCGGTCGCGGATCATGTCCTCGACCGTCAACCCGCCCACGATGGACCGCAGATGACCGGCGAACACGTTGTGCACCCGCTCCGCCATCAGCTTCTGCTGGTCGAGGAAGCGGCGGCCCGCGTTGGCGATCGACACGAAGTCGTCGCCCACCTTGAAGATGACCACGCCCCGCACCTTCAGCGGAATGCCCTGCGTGGTGACGCAGTCCACGGACAGCTCGGTCTCGTTGAGATCGAGCGACATCTTGCGGACCGCTTGCACGCCCGGCAGCACCAGCGTGCCGCGCCCCGTCACGATGCGGAAACCCATGCCTTCTTCAAGGCCTTCGGTCC from Streptomyces avermitilis MA-4680 = NBRC 14893 includes the following:
- a CDS encoding TIGR02452 family protein, yielding MSARLRAIARETEEIVAAGRYHASDGRAVSIAAAVEAARAATRVYGPDPVEISQVGPVATLFEVTGESSLEAARRLTERAGDPVAVLNFASARNPGGGYLNGAQAQEEALCRASALYTCVLGARAFYEHHRAHRDPFYTDRVIHSPAVPVFRDDRGRLLDKPYPVGFLTAAAPNAGVVLRSAPERAPELPRALAARAERVLETAVTHGYRRLVLGAWGCGVFRNDPAQVAGAFHGLLGPGGRFAGHFEHVVFGVLDRTPGTATRGAFERAFDGEVRGAQRQP
- a CDS encoding MFS transporter, which gives rise to MGAGPHDGPPRPPRLGRRLRGSSGSPVAGEAQGEFCGCDGGGGRARAGRCPAGRAGAPGRLGEVDIVTHWRALIVLGTAQFLMVLDTSVMNVSISQLVEDFDTEVTAIQAVITLYALVMAAFMIIGGRLGDIFGRRRLFLLGLVVYGAGSALTAAAPTLWVLVLGWSVIEGLGAAMVLPAMAALVAESYRGRDRAVAFGVIGGLAGAGIAVGPLLGGWVTTYLTWRLVFAGEVVVVLAVLCFHRVITESPRTGPRPRLDGVGAALSAAGLALGVLGVLQSGTWGWVEPRNPPFTVLGFAPTLFVIGAGVAVLAGFLRWERRRDALGAEPLVHLPLLGKPALRSGLLSLLCQNLILLGLFFTIPLYLQVVQGFDAFQTGLRLLPVSVTMLVTSMCAARLGRVAGPRRVVRLALVTLAASIMWLLATIDPVIDDAQFAGAMALLGVGMGLLASQLGNVVQSSVGEEERSEVGGLQFTAQNLGSALGTALIGSLLIGALANAFTTQVEDNPSLSREARQQTGVALEAGISFVPTEQVRSAAERAGLPPSEADALAESYASAQLGGLRAAILATGGITLAGFLVTPHLPSRPAGRPKRPDSGAPADAIDRTR
- the egtD gene encoding L-histidine N(alpha)-methyltransferase, which encodes MSPFLLTRTLPEDTTDAALRADVLHGLAVPRGAGPARPGETAKPKTLPPKWFYDAHGSELFEKITELPEYYPTRAEREILIARAAEIAAATGARTLVELGSGSSEKTRHLLDELTGLHTYVPVDVSESALTQAGQALIAERPNLNVHALIADFTGGLALPGTPGPRLVAFLGGTIGNLLPAERTAFLASVRTLLSPGDAFLLGTDLVKDESVLVAAYDDAAGVTAEFNKNVLTVVNRELGADFDPDAFDHVAVWDAEKEWIEMRLRSRTAQTVKIPALDLAVDFADGEELRTEVSAKFRKDGVRAELAAAGLDLTHWWTDEEGRFALSLSVVR
- a CDS encoding DUF7144 family membrane protein — its product is MTATHTAHGQTVDRPWAEGLTIFAAVMLMIAGILDVCRGIMALAEDDVFFRTRNYVFAFNLTGWGWIHLILGVVAVIVSFGLFQMALWARVAGVAIAALIIIANFLSLPYYPVWSVVMIAFSAFIIWALCVVRQDESADPFASPPHGM
- the egtC gene encoding ergothioneine biosynthesis protein EgtC encodes the protein MCRHLAYLGPAEPLGRLLVEPAHSLFRQSWAPRRQRYGTVNADGFGVGWYAEEDPVPARYRRAVPIWGDQSFADLARVVRTTALLAAVRDATVAGADGEAAAAPFAAGPWLFSHNGAVAGWPDSLAPLACSLPPTELLSLEARCDSALVWALVLNRLRGGDEEGQALADTVLEVAAAAPGSRLNLLLTSGETIAATAWGDTLWYLAEPGRRTVVASEPYDDDPHWQEVPDRTLLAASRTDVLLTPLKDPREQGGPPEHGEPHTHMASAPPKEPRT
- the egtB gene encoding ergothioneine biosynthesis protein EgtB, giving the protein MTDPGSPTDPDTLRARALDALTTARERTALLTTCVDEPDLTAQHSPLMSPLVWDLAHIGNQEELWLLRAVAGRDAMRPEIDGLYDAFEHPRAERPSLPLLPPDEARRYASEVRGRALDVLESTAFRGTPLTEAGFAFGMIAQHEQQHDETMLITHQLRKGPAALTAPDPAPAPPFTGPAEVLVPGGPFTMGTSAEPWALDNERPAHERLVPSFYLDTTPVTNAAYQAFIEDGGYGDERWWTAEGWDHIRSHSIEAPLYWRREQGQWLRRRFGVTEPVPPNEPVLHVCWYEADAYARWAGRRLPTEAEWEKAARHDPVTGRSTRYPWGDADPTPEHANLGQRHLRPAPAGSYPAGASPLGVRQLIGDVWEWTSSDLEPYPGFTAFPYKEYSEVFFGPEHKVLRGGSFAVDPVACRGTFRNWDYPIRRQIFSGFRTARSGAS
- a CDS encoding type II toxin-antitoxin system PemK/MazF family toxin, which translates into the protein MTAFTDEDIPGRHGPSATTEAEPRTVGRVRTEYSPAHDGDPDPGEIVWTWVPFEENDGRGKDRPVLVVAREAAGTLLAVQLSSKRHDGDREWVPIGSGPWDRSGRDSWVAVDRVLRLHESGMRREACALDRMRFNLVVHRLRERYGWR
- the egtA gene encoding ergothioneine biosynthesis glutamate--cysteine ligase EgtA, giving the protein MSDSVSDCTEPRSAVTEADVEALVRGICFKTGPPRTLGVELEWIVHELRRPQLPVAPERLDAAYAALRTVPLRSALTVEPGGQLELSSAPAASLMECIGSVSADLDAVRALLREAGLGLRGYGHDPWSPPTRYLHEPRYDAMESYLDRAGPEGRAMMCSSASVQVCLDAGHEEPGPLGHGRRWWLAHQLGAVLVAAFAHSPMAHGRATGWRSTRQYLWAAMDPGRSSAPPLDGDPRRTWARHVLDAPVMCIRADSGPWQVPEAMSFREWTRSGTPPDRGDLDYHVSTLFPPVRPRGHLELRMIDAQPGDDGWIVPLAVTAALFDDPEAAEIAYRTVKPLAEHGRSLPAPCNPLWIEAARQGLADPELHEAAVICFAAAAEALPRLGATAEVQNAVAEFTDRYVARGRCPADDLLLQLHGKDLRT
- a CDS encoding SHOCT domain-containing protein is translated as MSGQMYLAYDYPLLSVFWSMLVFFLWIMWFILLFRIIVDIFRDDDMGGWAKAGWLVLVIVLPFLGVFIYVIARGKGMGRREVAQARAQQESFESYVRETAKGGGRSSSVDELAKLSEIRARGDITDEEFRKAKELVLSDYGPSAGAGAGAGTGTGANAGPSTSGR
- a CDS encoding HdeD family acid-resistance protein, whose translation is MTVPRGPTPHTGPEQMSDRAAPGPSDGDPAEVLAALGRSWTWILGSAVATLVPGVLVLVWPDETLHILAVLIGLYLLVIGGFRFVAAFSRDEHGDRLPGVLLAVAFVLAGVLCLRNPLQTIAGLSLIVGIVWLVSGILTLYTAIAAKDLPHRGFVLGVAVIAIVAGIVVLALPTESARALTRLLGLWMVLLGLAEVALALAWRAALRRSRGAGPHGPGGTV